From the genome of Thalassoglobus sp. JC818, one region includes:
- a CDS encoding HAD-IIB family hydrolase has translation MNLKKRTQQKIVLISLHGLIRANDLELGRDADTGGQVKYVLELAAELAKHPDVGEVELLTRQIFDPRVSDDYSQVEEPITENARIVRIPFGPKRYLRKELLWPHIEDFIDQTLAHFKRTGLPDVIHGHYADAGFAGAQLARLLHVPFVFTGHSLGRVKRERLMAANKKPEDIEKRYKISRRIEAEEYALETAAMVVTSTTQEVESQYAMYEHYVPDRMEVIPPGVNLTSFRPPADDDSRPAIAAELNRFLQEPDKPLILAMARPDERKNLHTLVETYGQSEELRRIANLVLVLGTREDLRDLAPAQRKVVQQILTLIDVYDLYGKIAYPKTHSPDDVPDLFRLAAQSRGVFINPALTEPFGLTLLEAAASGLPIVATNDGGPRDIVANCRNGLLVDPLDIEVTEQALLRVLTNEKEWSQWSEQGVSGAHEHYSWKHHGERYLRDLNEILSQTAKPALAKKTPRRRIPEFDRLIITDLDNTLTGDQEGLDEFVRLIEEQDHIGFGIATGRTLQSACELIEELGLPFPDLIESGVGTELHYGSQLTSDSSWDREIGYNWNRRKIQEILADQSGLFLQPEVNQSRFKLSYNYDADKAPSLADLRKIIREAKLRANLILSHQMYLDVIPVRGGSGNTMRHVAYKWSFQPEHILVAGDSGNDEGMLKGRTLGVVVGNHSPELESLRGLPRIYFAEAHHARGILEGINYYQFLDHIVIPNDRTE, from the coding sequence ATGAACCTGAAAAAGCGAACCCAACAAAAAATCGTACTCATCAGTCTGCACGGGTTGATTCGAGCCAACGATCTCGAACTCGGGCGTGATGCTGATACCGGAGGGCAGGTCAAATATGTCCTCGAGCTTGCAGCAGAACTTGCGAAACATCCAGATGTGGGCGAAGTCGAACTGCTCACACGACAGATTTTCGATCCGCGCGTCAGCGATGATTACTCTCAAGTTGAAGAACCCATCACAGAGAACGCACGGATTGTTCGCATCCCGTTTGGGCCGAAACGCTATCTTCGCAAAGAGCTGTTGTGGCCGCATATTGAAGACTTCATCGATCAGACTCTGGCTCACTTCAAACGCACCGGTTTGCCTGATGTGATTCACGGCCACTATGCCGATGCCGGATTTGCAGGGGCCCAACTTGCCCGGCTCTTGCATGTCCCGTTTGTCTTCACCGGTCACTCACTCGGCCGCGTCAAACGCGAACGACTGATGGCTGCCAACAAGAAGCCGGAAGACATTGAAAAGCGGTACAAGATTTCGCGTCGAATCGAAGCGGAGGAATACGCGCTCGAGACCGCCGCCATGGTCGTGACCAGCACGACGCAGGAAGTGGAATCTCAATACGCGATGTACGAACACTATGTTCCGGATCGCATGGAAGTCATTCCGCCCGGCGTGAATCTGACCTCATTCCGTCCGCCGGCTGATGATGACTCTCGTCCTGCGATTGCTGCCGAGCTTAATCGCTTCCTGCAGGAGCCGGACAAACCGCTAATTCTAGCGATGGCTCGGCCCGATGAACGCAAGAATCTGCATACGCTTGTTGAAACATACGGTCAGAGCGAAGAATTACGTCGCATCGCGAATCTCGTTCTTGTCCTCGGAACGCGAGAAGATTTGCGAGACCTTGCCCCAGCTCAACGTAAAGTCGTACAGCAGATTCTGACCCTGATCGACGTCTACGATCTCTACGGAAAAATTGCGTACCCCAAAACTCACAGCCCTGACGACGTCCCCGATTTGTTTCGCCTCGCAGCGCAGAGTCGAGGTGTTTTTATCAATCCGGCTTTGACCGAACCATTCGGCCTAACGCTTTTGGAAGCAGCTGCCAGTGGTCTGCCGATCGTCGCCACGAACGATGGCGGACCGCGTGACATCGTGGCCAATTGCCGGAACGGGCTGCTCGTTGATCCACTTGATATCGAAGTGACGGAACAGGCGTTGCTCCGCGTTTTGACGAACGAGAAAGAATGGTCGCAATGGTCGGAGCAGGGCGTTTCCGGAGCTCACGAACACTACTCTTGGAAGCATCACGGTGAACGTTATCTGCGAGACCTGAACGAGATCCTTTCCCAAACTGCGAAACCCGCTCTCGCGAAGAAAACACCGCGGCGCCGCATCCCGGAATTCGATCGTCTGATCATCACCGACCTCGACAACACACTCACTGGGGATCAAGAGGGTCTTGATGAATTTGTCCGTCTGATTGAGGAGCAGGATCACATCGGTTTCGGAATCGCAACTGGCCGAACACTGCAAAGTGCATGTGAACTCATCGAAGAACTCGGCTTGCCGTTCCCCGACTTGATTGAATCGGGAGTTGGAACTGAACTGCATTACGGCAGCCAACTTACTTCGGATTCGAGTTGGGATCGGGAGATTGGCTACAACTGGAACCGACGAAAGATTCAAGAGATTCTGGCTGATCAATCGGGTTTGTTCTTACAGCCGGAAGTCAATCAGTCACGTTTCAAACTGAGCTATAATTACGACGCAGACAAAGCACCGTCTCTCGCAGACTTGAGAAAGATTATTCGCGAAGCCAAGCTCCGCGCGAATCTGATTCTGTCGCATCAAATGTATCTGGATGTGATTCCCGTCCGGGGAGGAAGCGGAAACACGATGCGGCACGTCGCTTACAAATGGAGTTTTCAGCCCGAACATATTCTTGTCGCCGGAGATTCCGGGAACGATGAAGGCATGTTGAAGGGGCGAACTCTCGGCGTAGTCGTCGGGAATCACAGCCCGGAACTTGAATCACTCCGTGGGCTCCCGCGGATCTACTTCGCCGAAGCGCATCACGCACGCGGCATCCTCGAAGGCATCAACTACTACCAGTTTCTGGATCACATAGTAATTCCGAATGATCGAACCGAATGA
- a CDS encoding HAD-IIB family hydrolase: protein MNNRSHESGKQILATDLDGTLIPLDGRADHVQDLQTLAEALRQNGIPICFASGRHYEIILDAIATYRLPTPDWIICDVGTTILSRVNDDYAVEEAYRQHLQELMGDSSFRDIQHSLHDLDELRLQEEEKQGEFKLSFYTDADSLSATVDKVRDRLGETPVSLIDSVDPFTGDGLIDLLPAGTSKAYALNWWADAQGVKHENIVYAGDSGNDLAAFQAGFRSIVVQNAPDWLAEKVAEHHSSKDWTNRFYRAERDATSGVLEGCRHFGLIGE, encoded by the coding sequence ATGAACAATCGAAGTCACGAGAGTGGAAAACAGATTCTCGCGACGGATCTCGACGGAACTCTCATTCCCCTCGATGGTCGAGCTGATCACGTCCAGGATTTGCAAACTCTTGCGGAGGCACTCAGGCAGAATGGTATTCCCATCTGCTTCGCAAGCGGTCGGCATTACGAAATCATTCTGGACGCGATCGCAACATATCGTCTTCCAACACCCGACTGGATCATCTGTGATGTTGGCACGACAATTCTCTCTCGCGTAAACGATGATTACGCTGTTGAAGAAGCTTACCGTCAGCATCTTCAAGAACTGATGGGAGACTCATCGTTCCGCGACATCCAGCACTCCCTCCATGATCTCGACGAATTGAGACTTCAGGAAGAGGAGAAACAGGGCGAGTTCAAACTCAGCTTCTATACAGACGCGGACTCACTTTCAGCGACGGTGGACAAAGTTCGCGATCGACTCGGTGAGACACCCGTTTCGCTCATCGACAGCGTCGATCCGTTCACTGGCGACGGACTGATCGACTTGCTGCCTGCCGGCACATCAAAAGCGTATGCCCTCAATTGGTGGGCTGATGCTCAAGGAGTGAAGCACGAAAACATTGTCTATGCTGGCGATTCGGGAAATGACCTAGCAGCTTTCCAAGCTGGGTTCCGTTCGATCGTCGTTCAAAATGCTCCGGATTGGCTCGCTGAGAAAGTTGCCGAACACCATTCCTCCAAAGACTGGACGAACCGTTTCTATCGAGCGGAACGCGACGCCACGAGCGGGGTCCTCGAAGGCTGCCGCCACTTCGGGTTAATTGGAGAGTGA